The stretch of DNA GTACCAGTAGATCCTTCAAAATATTATACAGTGACATATACAAAAGGAGATGAAAACACTCCTCCTGAGCCGACATATAAAGCTGAGACTGAGGAAGTAAGAGATAAAACTTGGCAAGAGCTAAATCTTTGTGCTCCTATATTAGTACCTACTTGTGCTAAAATTCCTAGCACAGAGAAAGCTCCTTCCGGTAACAATCACGGTAATGCAGAATGGCCTGAAAGCGATATAGGAGAACTTGCAAAAGGAAAATGCCCAACGAATTGGATAGTTATTGATCCTAATAAACCTTTAGAACGCCATTGTTTGTCATATTTGGATAGAAAGGTTGTCGAGTTTGAACCTTTAGGTCAAAATGTCGGCTGTAGAGAATCTACAGGATTGCCTATAAAAGTTGATTATAACGACTTTCCATCAAGCCAATTACCTGATACCCCTTATGATCCGGTAACTAAAATAGGTGACTATATCTTAAACAAAAAACCGGTACCACAGGGGAGCATTATGGCATTTCCAAAGGATGGAGCATTTATAGATGCAACAAATGAACCGGGCAATACAATATTGCATACTGTAGAATTCAAAGTAACTTTAGATGCAATAATAGACGATATTGAGTATTTTAAAGTATTAGATTTATGGTATGATGATTGCACATTAATATATGTCAATAGCACAAAGCTACTTAGCCTCCCTACTAACATTGATTCTCTAGATAATAAAAATCAATGCAACAATGGAAATGATCAAGGTCAAGCATTACAAGCTAGGACTTTACCGATTGATATCAAACCTTATTTAAAACAAGGAGAAAATACTATAAGATTCCAGCTAAGAGTTATGTTTGGTGGAGGACTATATTTCCACATGCGATATAAAATGAAGAGATAAATAAATGAGTTGGATTATTTTTTATACGGTAATTTTTGCTTTACTAATTCTTGATTTAGGAGTCGTACATAAAAAAAATACCGTAATAAGCTTTAAAGAAAGCATACTTTTTAGTCTTTTCTATTTTATAATAGCTTGTTTATTCGGTATCTATGTTTATTATAATACGGGGGCAGATCATGCTCGTGAATATTATACTTGTTTTCTCATTGAGAAAGCTATGTCACTTGATAATATTTTTGTGATCTCTATTATCTTCCAATTTTTTAAAATTCCCGGGAAATATCAACATCGTATTTTATTTTTCGGTATAATAGGCGTAATAATATTCAGAGCCATAATGATTTACGGCAGTATTATTCTTATAAATAAATTTGCCTGGTTATTATATATTTTTGCCGTAATACTTATTGCTACCGGTATAAAAACTTTCTATGTATCACATAAAACTTTTGATATACAGAATTCTTATATTTACAAGTCAATAATAAAAAATCTAAATATTACCTCTAATCTTGAAGGGGATAAATTTGTTGTTAAACATAATAACAAACTATATTCTACCCCCCTTTTTATATCTCTAGTACTGATAGAAGCAATAGATTTAGTCTTTGCTATAGATAGTATACCGGCAATATTCGCAATTACTAATGATGTTTATATAATTTATACTTCAAATATTTTCGCTATTTTAGGGCTTAGAGCGTTATTCTTTTGTTTAGCAGGAATTGTAGAACGTTTCAGTTATATAAAATATTCTTTGGCTTTAATTTTAATATTTATCGGCTTTAAAATATTTATTCATCATTATATAGCGATTCCGGCATATGTTTCGCTCACTGTAACTATTACTTTATTACTATTTGGTATAATTGCTTCCATAATTAGAAAAAATATGATTGACCATTAATAAAGGAAGTATATAATATTTTTTTATTTTTTAAGCAATTGTAATGACTAAATTACTAAAATTATTTTTTATTACTATCATCATTTTTAATAACATTGCTTTTGCAAAAGAAACAGGGTTTCATATAGGCGCAGAAGGCGGAATAGTTGAACCAGTCGTTAGTAAATTCCGATATAAACACTCAAATACCGAAATGATTTTAAAAAAATCAAGTATGTATAGCGGGAAAATAGGCTATATAATATATCCACAGGTAGCTATTGAATTCTCAGCAACTTATCAACCTAAATATCGTCTGCATTAAGTATTACCTCAGCAAAATTTAAGTAATGGTCTCACTATTCCTAAAATTCCAGGTAATACTACCGTATTATCAAATATATATATGCTAAATCTTATTTATGATTTAGAAAAAATAAAAACTTTCACACCTTTTGTAATACTTGGAGGTGGAATAGCACAAGTAAAAGTTAAGCCTACCTCTTCTAGGTGGAGTGTTATAAATAGCAATTATTTTAAAGTAAGAAGAACTCATAAAAATTGTGTTGCTTGGCAAGCAGGTCTTGGGATTTCACAAGATGTAACTTCAAATTTAAGTATTGATGCAACTGTAAAATTACAAATGGCATATAGAGTAAGAATTAATTATGATATGCTTGATATGAAAACGGGGCAATTCGTGCCGGCAAATCCTATCAAAAAAACTATAGCCGTTGGAGAATTTGGTGTAGGATTTACTTATAGATTGCCATTTTAATAATTCTGTGAAATATTTATATGAAAGCTGCAATGTCATCCTGCGGCTTGACCGTGGGATCTCAGGACACAGCCTATGATACAAGATCCCACGGTCAAGCCGCAGGATGACACGAATAATCCAACTATATAAGGAAAAAATATGTCCCTAAAAGCTACTAACTCTTCTTCTACCCCTAACGGTCATGATAAGATGGCAAAAAAAACACATTCCGTACAATCCGTTGTTAACGATGCGGTTTCAGATCATAACACTTATGATGAAGTGCCATATGAAAGCTACCCATATGCTCTTACAAATCCTTATCACTTAAGTACACTTGCAACTCTTTTCGGTGTAAATGCTCCTGAAGTCGAGAATGCAAAAATATTAGAGCTTGGTTGTGCAGCAGGCGGTAATTTAATACCACACGCAGTTCTTTATCCAAAAGCTCATTTTGTTGGGGTTGATTTGTCTAAGGTACAAATTGACGAAGCAAATAAAAATGTTAAAGAACTAGGATTAAAAAATATAGAGTTCCATCATTGTTCGATAACCGATATTGATGATTCTTTCGGTAAGTTTGATTATATAATTTGCCATGGCGTAATTTCTTGGGTGCCAAAAACCGTTAGAGATAAAATTTTTGAAGTTTGTAATAAAAATCTTAGCCCAAACGGAATAGCATATATTAGCTATAATACATTACCCGGATGGAATATGGTCCGTACTATTAGAGATATGATGATGTATCATTCTAGCTCATTTGCAAATGTACGGGATAAAATAGCGCAATCTAGATTATTACTAGAATTTGTTAAGGATAGCTTAGAAAACTCTAAAACTCCTTATGCAGAAGTATTAAAAACCGAAGCAGGGCTACTCGCTAAACAAACCGATCATTATTTACGTCATGATCATTTAGAAGAAGAAAATGCTCAATTCTACTTCCATGAATTTATGAATGAGGCAAGAAAACACAATTTACAATATTTAGCCGATTGTAATCTTTCGACTATGTACCTCGGTAATATGCCACCAAAAGTAGTAGAGCAGTTAAAAGCGGTGAACGATATAGTTAGAACTGAACAATATATGGATTTCATTACGAATCGTCGTTTTAGAACTACTTTACTATGTCATAGTGATGTGAAAATTAATAGAAATATTAACAATGATGATATAACGAAATTTAATATAATCTTTAATATAGTGCCTGAAAAACCACTCAAAGAAGTAGATCTTAATAATGCTTCCGAAAATTTAAAATTCTTCTTAAACGGTAATAAAGACTCTAACTTAACAACTAGTTCGCCTTATATGAAAGCTATTTTATACACTTTCAGCGAAAATCTAAATAATCCGTTAAGCTTTGAGAAAATAACTGTTGAAGCTAATAAAAAGCTATATAATACTAAATTAAACGAAATCAAAGCTGAGCTTTTAAATAATGCAATGAAGCTAGTACTACAAGGTTATATTAGTATTACAAATCAGAAGCATCGAAATAACCCTGAGCTTGATAAGCCTAAAACAACAAAAATGGTGATACATCAAGCAACCCATACACCTTCTATGTGGGTTACAAATTTAAAACATGAACCGATCGGCGTTAATTTCTTTGAGAAGTTTGCACTTAGATATATGGATGGTAAACATGATAAAAAAGCAATCATTGAGGCTGTACTTAGTCATGTAGAAAAAGGCGAGCTAACTTTAAGTAAAGAAGGTCAAAAAGTAGAAAACAAGGAAGAAATACGCAAAGCACTAGAAAGCTTATTTACTCCGATGATCGAGAAATTTTCTTCTAATGCTATGTTGGTTTAGCCAATTTATACTCTGTCATACCGTGGTCTTGCCACGGTATCCATGATACTAAACAAAAATTATTTATTGATTCTCCTACGCCAATAGCGTATAATTATTATGAGTAAAAAACTGATTTCAGTTGTTGAGCTTCCAGAGTTTCAAAAATTTGCTAAGAATAATTTAAACGAAAAAGAATGCTTTGAAATAATACATTATATTGCTGCTAATCCTGACTAAGGTGATATAATAAAAGGCACCGGAGGTATAAGATAAATTACGATTTGCTTTAAGTAAGGTAAAAGTGGCGGTATAAGAATAATTTATTTTTACTACAATGAAAATATGCCGGTATTTTTAATAACCGGTTTTATAAAAAGTAAGATGGAAAATATTAATCATGATAGTTGTAATGAATTAAAAACACTAACTGAAGAATTGGTAAAATTATATGTCGGAAGAGGCAAAAATGAATAATACAAATACTAATCAAACCGAAAAAAGTATATTAATTGGAATGCAAGAGGCTGTTTTATACGCTAAAGGAAAATTAAAAGCAAATAAACATGATATAAAATTATCTAATATAGACGTGCATGAAGTAAGAGATAAGTTAAAATTAACACAACAACAATTTGCTACAACATTTGGAGTTAGTGTTGCAACTTTAAGAAACTGGGAACAAGGCAGAAGATTACCTACCGGAGCCGCAAAATTACTTCTTAAGATTATTGAGAAAGAACCTAATGTTGTAAAACGAGTTTTACGCGGATAGAATAGAGTTAAAGCTGTATCATATAATAATACTCCTTGAAATGAAGAGTTGATATATGAAGTTCAACTTGCAAAAGAGCAAGGAGTCTGTAAGCCGAGGAGTAGAGCGTATACTAAATACGTGAGCATCCGAGGACTTACAAAGACGACGCAGCCAATTTTGCAAGTTCAACGAGTATATCATGTTCATATTTTTTTATTTATTTGCAACATTAATAACTATCAGTAGCTTATGCGTTGTTTTAAGCAAAAATTCCATATATTCGGTATTATGGTTAATTTTTGCATTTATCAACGGTGCAGGGCTTATGATTTTGCTTGGAGCAGAATTTTTAGCTATGATGCTGATAGTGATTTATGTTGGAGCTGTAGCAGTATTATTTCTATTTGTGATAATGATGCTAGATATGCATTTTAATAAGACAATAACACAGTTAAAAGAAAATCTTGCTTTAAGTATTTTTATAGCTCTAATAATGTTTGCTGATTTAGTAACAATTATTTTACTTGGCACTAAAAATATTAATTTCAGTTCGGATGTATCGTTTGTCATAACAAATAATATCTCAAATACTAAAGCAATAGGTAACGTGCTTTACACTGAATTTATGCTACCGTTTCAAATGGCGGGACTTATCCTATTTGTCGCTATGATTGCATGTATTACTTTAACGCTAAAGAAACGTGAAGGAGTAAAACGTCAAGAGATTGTAAAACAACTGCGGCACAATAAAGAAAATACCGTATTAATGACAAAGCCTATTCTAAATAAAGGTGTTGAGAATATTAAATATGAATGAATATATTTCGCTTAATCATTATTTAATCTTAAGCAGCTTAGTTTTTACTATCGGGATGTTTGGATTATTTATGCATCGCAAAAATATTATCAATATATTAATGTCCATTGAGCTAATGCTACTTGCAGTCAATATAAATTTTGTTGCATTTTCCGTATATATGCAAGAATTATCGGGACAAATTTTTAGTATTATAATCTTAACCGTAGCAGCTGCCGAAACTTCAATCGGGCTTGCGATATTACTAATATATTTCCGTAATAAAGGCTCAATTGAAATTACCGACATTAATCAGATGAGGGGGTAATGATGTATCAAAGTCTTGCCATAATGATCATCATGTTACCGCTTGCCTCTGCAATAATCAACGGCTTATTCGTAAGGATAATAGATAAAAAATTAGCTCAAATAATTGCAACCGGTTTTTTATCTTTATCTGCCTTATTCTCATTAATAATATTTTGCGATGCGGGCTTAGACGGGAATATTATCCATATAAAATTATTCCCGTGGATTGAGGTTGGAAATTTTAAAGTAAATTGGTCTATTTATGTAGATCAGCTCACTAGCATAATGTTTATAGCCGTAACATGGGTGTCAAGCGTCGTGCATATCTACTCGCTTGGCTATATGGCCGAAGATAAGGGGGTTGTACGCTTCTTGTCTTTTCTTTCTTTATTTACTTTCTTTATGTTAATGCTAGTGTCTAGCGATAATTTCTTACAGTTATTTTTCGGTTGGGAGGGCGTCGGCGTTTGCTCATATTTATTAATCGGATTTTGGTATTCAAAAGAATCAGCCAATAAAGCAGCGATTAAAGCTTTTATAACAAATAGAGCCAGCGATTTTGCTTTTATCTTAGGCGTAATAACGATCATTGTTTATTGTGGTTCGGCAAATTACAAAGATGTATTTTCATCTGCAGAATTATTATCTAATACAAAAATATTATTACAGTTTTCTATTCTAGATATTATTTGTTTATTATTATTTATCGGTTGCATGGGTAAATCTGCACAGATCGGTTTACATGTATGGCTTCCTGATGCGATGGAAGGACCGACTCCGGTATCCGCACTTATTCATGCGGCAACCATGGTAACGGCAGGAGTATTCTTAGTAGCACGCTGCTCGTATTTGTTTGAATATAGCCTTTTAGTTCTACAATTTATTACGATTATCGGCGGTGTTACTTGTATTTTTGCAGCAAGCATTGCTATTATGCAAAGCGATATCAAGAAGATTATTGCTTACTCTACCTGTAGCCAGCTTGGTTATATGTTTATGGCTTGCGGGGTATCTGCCTATAATAGCGGAATATTTCACTTAGTAACTCATGCTTTTTTCAAAGCATTATTATTCTTATCTGCAGGTAGCGTAATACATGCCGTTCACGAGCAGGATATATTTAAAATGGGGGCTTTAAGAAATAAGATGCCGATAACTTATGGAAACTTCTTAATCGGCTCACTTGCACTAA from Rickettsia helvetica encodes:
- a CDS encoding helix-turn-helix domain-containing protein, whose protein sequence is MNNTNTNQTEKSILIGMQEAVLYAKGKLKANKHDIKLSNIDVHEVRDKLKLTQQQFATTFGVSVATLRNWEQGRRLPTGAAKLLLKIIEKEPNVVKRVLRG
- a CDS encoding TerC/Alx family metal homeostasis membrane protein yields the protein MSWIIFYTVIFALLILDLGVVHKKNTVISFKESILFSLFYFIIACLFGIYVYYNTGADHAREYYTCFLIEKAMSLDNIFVISIIFQFFKIPGKYQHRILFFGIIGVIIFRAIMIYGSIILINKFAWLLYIFAVILIATGIKTFYVSHKTFDIQNSYIYKSIIKNLNITSNLEGDKFVVKHNNKLYSTPLFISLVLIEAIDLVFAIDSIPAIFAITNDVYIIYTSNIFAILGLRALFFCLAGIVERFSYIKYSLALILIFIGFKIFIHHYIAIPAYVSLTVTITLLLFGIIASIIRKNMIDH
- the nuoK gene encoding NADH-quinone oxidoreductase subunit NuoK yields the protein MNEYISLNHYLILSSLVFTIGMFGLFMHRKNIINILMSIELMLLAVNINFVAFSVYMQELSGQIFSIIILTVAAAETSIGLAILLIYFRNKGSIEITDINQMRG
- the nuoL gene encoding NADH-quinone oxidoreductase subunit L, which gives rise to MMYQSLAIMIIMLPLASAIINGLFVRIIDKKLAQIIATGFLSLSALFSLIIFCDAGLDGNIIHIKLFPWIEVGNFKVNWSIYVDQLTSIMFIAVTWVSSVVHIYSLGYMAEDKGVVRFLSFLSLFTFFMLMLVSSDNFLQLFFGWEGVGVCSYLLIGFWYSKESANKAAIKAFITNRASDFAFILGVITIIVYCGSANYKDVFSSAELLSNTKILLQFSILDIICLLLFIGCMGKSAQIGLHVWLPDAMEGPTPVSALIHAATMVTAGVFLVARCSYLFEYSLLVLQFITIIGGVTCIFAASIAIMQSDIKKIIAYSTCSQLGYMFMACGVSAYNSGIFHLVTHAFFKALLFLSAGSVIHAVHEQDIFKMGALRNKMPITYGNFLIGSLALIGIYPLAGFYSKDSILEAAYSSGSFMFIFGIAAAILTAIYSMKIIMLVFHGKTKLEKDVFEHAHEPAKVMNNPLILLVAGSFFSGMIGYYLLSMDKPNGYFHESLFNLHIYKLLISHPPLYIKLLPMAVGIVGIITGIYLYKSSTFMSFLPSSMSFPQKRESSKNIKKDWIPLQARGITFISNILRNKYYFDEIYNCLIVKPINCLAHLFYLGDQKIIDRFGPNGCSQVVNCFSVLTGKTQTGYVFNYALYIVSFIVVTISYFVWKG
- a CDS encoding methyltransferase regulatory domain-containing protein, which codes for MSLKATNSSSTPNGHDKMAKKTHSVQSVVNDAVSDHNTYDEVPYESYPYALTNPYHLSTLATLFGVNAPEVENAKILELGCAAGGNLIPHAVLYPKAHFVGVDLSKVQIDEANKNVKELGLKNIEFHHCSITDIDDSFGKFDYIICHGVISWVPKTVRDKIFEVCNKNLSPNGIAYISYNTLPGWNMVRTIRDMMMYHSSSFANVRDKIAQSRLLLEFVKDSLENSKTPYAEVLKTEAGLLAKQTDHYLRHDHLEEENAQFYFHEFMNEARKHNLQYLADCNLSTMYLGNMPPKVVEQLKAVNDIVRTEQYMDFITNRRFRTTLLCHSDVKINRNINNDDITKFNIIFNIVPEKPLKEVDLNNASENLKFFLNGNKDSNLTTSSPYMKAILYTFSENLNNPLSFEKITVEANKKLYNTKLNEIKAELLNNAMKLVLQGYISITNQKHRNNPELDKPKTTKMVIHQATHTPSMWVTNLKHEPIGVNFFEKFALRYMDGKHDKKAIIEAVLSHVEKGELTLSKEGQKVENKEEIRKALESLFTPMIEKFSSNAMLV
- a CDS encoding NADH-quinone oxidoreductase subunit J gives rise to the protein MFIFFYLFATLITISSLCVVLSKNSIYSVLWLIFAFINGAGLMILLGAEFLAMMLIVIYVGAVAVLFLFVIMMLDMHFNKTITQLKENLALSIFIALIMFADLVTIILLGTKNINFSSDVSFVITNNISNTKAIGNVLYTEFMLPFQMAGLILFVAMIACITLTLKKREGVKRQEIVKQLRHNKENTVLMTKPILNKGVENIKYE